A window of Castanea sativa cultivar Marrone di Chiusa Pesio chromosome 1, ASM4071231v1 contains these coding sequences:
- the LOC142622306 gene encoding alpha/beta hydrolase domain-containing protein VTE7-like, translating into MIMAVKLGSPSPPPPPPLMGMTVAKKCGSVRVLLGGNKTGADTSSAGGFPSFLPKEVEKIKDPFASSLARRIERLPVKVGFSESCIMSSCVKPLIQSDINPVVLLHCFDSSCLEWRCTYPLLEEAGLEAWAIDVLGWGFSDLERLPPCNAASKRYHLYQLWKSYIKRPMILVGPSLGSAVAIDFAVNHPEAVEKLVLINASVYAEGTGNLTRLPRMVAYAGVSLLKSIPLRLYANILAFNGISLATSLDWTNVGRLHCLLPWWEDATINFMSSGGYNVIAQIKQLKQKALIICGERDRIVNYKQAVRLRLELQDASMRLIPDCGHLPHVDKPSSVARFIAEFARGDCD; encoded by the exons ATGATCATGGCCGTCAAGTTGGGGtctccatcaccaccaccaccaccaccattaatgGGGATGACCGTGGCAAAGAAATGTGGAAGCGTAAGGGTACTTTTGGGTGGTAATAAAACTGGTGCCGACACTAGTTCTGCTGGTGGGTTTCCCTCATTTCTTCCTAAGGAGGTTGAGAAAATCAAAGACCCATTTGCTAGTTCTTTGGCTCGGCGAATAGAGAGACTCCCTGTAAAA GTTGGATTCTCTGAAAGTTGTATAATGAGTAGTTGTGTGAAACCGCTTATACAGAGTGACATCAATCCAGTGGTTCTCCTCCATTGCTTTGACAG TTCATGTTTAGAATGGAGGTGCACATACCCCTTGCTTGAAGAGGCTGGTTTGGAGGCTTGGGCCATTGATGTTCTTGGGTGGGGCTTCTCTGATTTAG AAAGGCTTCCACCATGTAACGCGGCATCCAAGCGTTACCACCTCTATCAG CTTTGGAAGTCCTACATAAAAAGACCAATGATACTTGTTGGACCGAGCCTTGGTTCTGCTGTTGCAATTGACTTTGCAGTCAATCATCCAGAAGCT GTAGAAAAGCTGGTTTTAATCAATGCAAGTGTATATGCAGAAGGCACAGGAAACCTTACCAGGTTACCTAGAATGGTAGCTTATGCTGGG GTTTCTTTATTGAAAAGCATCCCATTACGCCTTTATGCAAATATATTGGCCTTCAATGGCATTTCCTTAGCTACAAGCTTGGATTGGACTAAT GTGGGACGCTTACACTGTCTGCTTCCTTGGTGGGAAGATGCAACCATCAATTTTATGAGTAGCGGGGGCTACAATGTTATTGCCCAAATAAAACAG ttAAAGCAGAAAGCACTAATCATTTGCGGTGAGCGCGATCGGATAGTCAACTACAAGCAAGCAGTG AGGCTGCGGTTAGAACTTCAGGATGCAAGTATGCGGCTAATACCAGATTGTGGTCATCTCCCTCATGTGGACAAGCCTAGCTCCGTTGCAAGGTTTATAGCTGAATTTGCTCGAGGTGATTGTGACTGA
- the LOC142622305 gene encoding UDP-glycosyltransferase 83A1-like, translating to MATAHVLVIPFPAQGHVNPMMLLSRKLVKYGFKITFVNTEIIHERVEGALDSLVDSNINLVSIPDGLGAEDGRNDLGKLCETILHTMPEKLEELINNINASNGDDKISCIVADAGMGWAIEVGNKMGIKGAAFWSAAAASLALQASIPSLIDDGIIDSDGIPTQKQVIQPLPGMPAMDTAYISWYRIGDPACQKIFFKYTQQYMQTLKFADWWLCNTVPELEPVTFYLAPKLLPIGPLMSSKHTEVSVGQFWQVDHSCLNWLDQQQTCSVVYVAFGSFTVFDPIQFKELALGLELTNRPFLWVVRPDILDQSRNAYTKEFQGTRGKIIGWAPQNKVLNHPAIACFISHCGWNSTIEGVCNGVPFLCWPYFADQFLDRIYICDVWKVGKGFEIDENGIVLREEVKRKVDQLLGDESIRARSLELKKILMNNIADNGQSSKNFNNFIEWLKA from the exons atggcaaCTGCACATGTTCTAGTTATACCATTTCCAGCACAAGGCCATGTGAACCCCATGATGCTTTTGTCCAGAAAATTAGTGAAGTATGGTTTCAAAATCACATTTGTAAACACAGAAATCATCCACGAGCGTGTTGAGGGTGCATTGGATAGCCTCGTGGATTCAAACATTAATTTGGTGTCTATCCCAGATGGATTGGGTGCTGAGGATGGCCGAAATGACTTGGGCAAGTTATGTGAAACTATCTTACACACCATGCCAGAGAAGCTTGAGGAGCTCATAAACAATATCAATGCTTCAAATGGTGATGATAAGATCAGTTGTATAGTGGCCGATGCTGGTATGGGGTGGGCCATTGAAGTTGGCAATAAGATGGGAATTAAAGGAGCTGCCTTCTGGTCTGCTGCAGCAGCTTCTCTTGCCTTGCAAGCCAGCATCCCAAGCTTGATTGATGATGGCATTATAGATTCCGATG GAATTCCAACCCAAAAACAGGTGATTCAACCACTCCCAGGCATGCCTGCCATGGACACAGCTTATATATCTTGGTATCGTATAGGTGATCCAGCCTGTCAAAAGATTTTCTTCAAATATACCCAACAATATATGCAAACTTTGAAGTTCGCAGACTGGTGGCTTTGCAACACAGTTCCTGAACTCGAGCCTGTAACATTTTACTTGGCTCCAAAGCTTCTGCCGATTGGTCCATTGATGTCAAGCAAACACACTGAAGTATCAGTGGGACAATTTTGGCAAGTAGATCACTCTTGCCTAAACTGGCTTGATCAGCAACAAACCTGTTCAGTCGTGTATGTTGCCTTTGGTAGCTTTACAGTTTTTGACCCAATTCAATTCAAAGAGTTAGCTCTTGGTCTCGAGCTCACTAATAGACCTTTCCTATGGGTGGTACGTCCAGATATCCTCGATCAGTCAAGAAATGCATATACAAAAGAATTTCAAGGCACTCGTGGGAAGATCATAGGTTGGGCACCTCAAAATAAGGTCTTAAATCACCCTGCCATTGCTTGTTTTATTAGCCATTGTGGTTGGAATTCTACTATAGAAGGTGTATGCAATGGGGTACCTTTCTTGTGCTGGCCTTACTTTGCTGATCAATTTCTTGACCGGATCTACATTTGTGATGTTTGGAAGGTTGGAAAAGGATTTGAGATAGATGAAAATGGAATTGTGTTGCGGGAAGAAGTTAAGAGGAAGGTGGATCAACTACTTGGTGATGAAAGCATAAGGGCAAGATCTTTGGagcttaagaaaattttgatgaataaTATAGCAGATAATGGTCAGTCTTCAAAGAATTTCAACAACTTCATCGAATGGCTAAAGGCATAA